The proteins below are encoded in one region of Fibrella aestuarina BUZ 2:
- a CDS encoding exonuclease SbcCD subunit D C-terminal domain-containing protein — MTILHTADWHLGKRLYRSDLREDHAHFLNWLANEVEQRQADVLLLSGDVFDTTNPNDGSMQLYYQFLTRMLPLPVTIVITGGNHDSATKLNAPRKLLHHLNIHVVGCTTGDCTDEVIRLDNGSTDLVVAAVPYLRDADLRQSISGQTYEDRVEALRMGIRNHYERTADYCAQTFNNVPVLAMGHLYVNGAAVSESEREIHAIGGQAAFSSEHFPAGFDYVALGHIHMPQRVGSSDTVRYSGSPIPLSFGERDQAHQLLAITLDNGRVTTVESVPVPQARALRHVSGTLDEVREKLNTLTSPHPLPALVEVLVEEDNESLTTRMHFDQLQRDYRDAPFILAKTRLLFRNKRKSLANLFAAETHLVDLTHTEVFEHRLTLSEVGGDERTQLLDAYEQLYRMVTEQSASAAASSISR; from the coding sequence ATGACCATTTTACATACGGCTGATTGGCATTTGGGGAAACGATTGTACCGTTCGGACCTCCGCGAAGATCACGCTCATTTTCTAAACTGGCTGGCCAACGAGGTTGAACAGCGGCAGGCGGATGTCTTACTGCTCTCCGGCGACGTGTTTGATACAACCAACCCCAACGATGGGTCGATGCAGTTGTATTACCAGTTCCTGACCCGCATGCTCCCGCTTCCGGTCACGATTGTGATCACGGGCGGCAACCACGATTCAGCCACCAAACTCAACGCGCCCCGCAAACTGCTGCATCACCTGAATATACATGTAGTGGGGTGCACCACGGGTGATTGTACCGACGAAGTGATTCGGCTGGACAATGGCTCAACCGATCTGGTCGTGGCGGCGGTCCCTTACCTCCGCGACGCCGACCTGCGGCAATCAATTTCGGGGCAGACCTACGAGGACCGTGTGGAAGCCCTGCGGATGGGTATCCGAAACCACTACGAACGTACCGCCGACTACTGCGCCCAGACGTTCAACAACGTACCTGTGCTGGCGATGGGGCACCTCTATGTAAATGGAGCGGCGGTGTCAGAGAGTGAACGTGAGATTCATGCCATTGGCGGGCAGGCGGCGTTTTCGTCGGAACACTTCCCGGCGGGATTCGATTACGTGGCGCTGGGTCATATTCATATGCCGCAACGCGTGGGCAGCAGCGATACGGTTCGGTACAGTGGCTCGCCGATTCCGCTGAGTTTTGGCGAACGCGATCAGGCGCATCAGTTACTGGCCATTACACTCGACAACGGGCGCGTTACCACGGTCGAGTCGGTACCGGTACCGCAGGCGCGCGCCTTGCGGCACGTGTCAGGTACGTTGGATGAGGTGCGCGAGAAACTGAACACGCTGACGAGCCCGCATCCGCTGCCGGCGCTGGTGGAAGTGCTGGTGGAAGAAGACAATGAAAGCCTGACGACCCGGATGCACTTCGATCAATTGCAACGCGACTACCGGGATGCGCCGTTTATCCTGGCCAAAACCCGCCTGCTGTTCCGCAACAAGCGAAAGAGCCTCGCCAATCTGTTTGCAGCTGAAACGCATCTGGTCGACCTGACGCATACCGAAGTCTTTGAACACCGCCTTACGCTGAGCGAAGTCGGCGGCGATGAACGTACCCAGTTGCTCGACGCCTATGAGCAACTTTACCGGATGGTGACCGAACAGTCCGCTTCAGCGGCGGCATCGTCGATAAGCCGGTAA
- a CDS encoding enoyl-ACP reductase FabI, giving the protein MAYGLLNGKRGIISGALNEQSIAWKVALKAKEEGASFVLTNAPIAMRMGEINRLAEQCSAEIIPADATSVEDLEKLFTQSQEVLGGKIDFVLHSIGMSPNIRKGRAYTDLNYEWFKQSLDVSAMSLHKMLQVAYKQDAIAEWGSVVALTYMAAQRTFPFYTDMAEAKAMLESITRSFGYHYGKFRKVRVNTVSQSPTVTTAGSGIGGFDKFYGFADKIAPLGNASADQCADYCLTLFSDFTRMVTMQNLFHDGGFVSTGVSQEVMESL; this is encoded by the coding sequence ATGGCTTACGGATTACTGAATGGAAAGCGCGGCATCATTTCGGGTGCCTTAAACGAGCAATCAATCGCCTGGAAAGTGGCGTTGAAGGCTAAAGAAGAAGGCGCATCGTTTGTGCTCACCAACGCACCCATCGCCATGCGCATGGGCGAGATCAATCGGTTGGCCGAGCAATGCAGTGCCGAAATCATCCCCGCCGACGCTACTTCGGTCGAAGACCTCGAGAAGCTCTTTACGCAGTCGCAGGAGGTGCTGGGTGGTAAGATCGACTTCGTGCTGCACAGCATCGGCATGAGCCCTAACATCCGCAAAGGCCGCGCCTACACCGACCTTAATTACGAGTGGTTCAAACAAAGCCTCGACGTGTCGGCTATGTCGCTGCACAAGATGTTGCAGGTTGCCTACAAGCAGGACGCTATCGCCGAGTGGGGTTCAGTAGTAGCCCTCACGTACATGGCGGCGCAGCGGACATTCCCGTTCTACACGGATATGGCCGAGGCCAAGGCGATGCTGGAATCAATCACGCGCAGCTTCGGCTACCACTATGGCAAGTTCCGCAAAGTGCGGGTCAACACCGTGTCGCAGTCGCCCACGGTAACCACGGCCGGCAGCGGCATTGGCGGGTTCGATAAATTCTATGGATTTGCCGACAAAATTGCGCCACTGGGCAACGCCTCGGCCGATCAGTGCGCCGATTACTGCCTCACCCTCTTCTCCGACTTCACCCGCATGGTGACGATGCAGAACCTCTTCCACGACGGTGGCTTCGTCTCAACCGGCGTCTCGCAGGAAGTAATGGAGAGTTTGTAG
- a CDS encoding AAA family ATPase gives MKIRQIRFRNINSFYGEHPPIAFASGVLGETGLFVISGPTGAGKSTLLDVMTLALYNRLPRVSGPISSANIVEEGLIVNRQAAAEPNAAAYAEVEYEVGGHRYRSRWSIRKNRNSNWNNYEMEVARLADDKPEGVLFPIKDLRDFPKKNEELIGLSYEQFVKSIVLAQGAFDQFLKAKAAERSKMLEKITGTEIYRQLSRKAFEHHKFLEEQISHKKQSIAGIRMLSDERLAELTEQITQADERLDELAKAIKTFDAEKKWAEAAEQAENELAKAARTQEKLTDKQAAFADDRERLRQHDEVTPLAGLLTELAGSERTLRKARQDQADITTELNRLTDQFDALLADATQFTGAAKLTETTVGPAIEAFRDRLKAMQDRIVAEQNVAAPLTQAIRQQLANAPAHFSVPAFSPNQVDEAVETLVAQQRTVTQQLDLLQDTYPDVTPATLDQRLDQLTVRQQVLGELALLEEEQQKRILEGQQLAEPITKFRQQLAENEPLLLAAMERERTAQEAVQRIEADQRRLSQEADLNQLRDALIADEPCPLCGSREHPYATHYVNQLGTVAAALLLAKDEQKQAQTAARTLADTQLSLTAKVQEAERTQAELRSLYREKRDYIDGLRLANQIDADMGPALMRAEQHELAQTQTRLHTLRNAWEQHRLLTTLMTQLTDLQRSQRKLDELLIERNELYAGDDWAQRANTLLRTTADLQGRIGTQTELLQKAEADEQAALADERRILTALKPLFKKRNLIDAATARALLLDAPTVQKLRTQQEALDRERIELDQRTADEQRRLADAQKNRKTELPLAEVRRELDTLRREQQKVLSASGHARGEMDANRKSLQAHQKGISELGQLEAAIIPWRELKKLIGSATGDSFSKFAQSLTLSQLIGLANRRLTDLTDRYLLLPPRDDQDDLFVVDLYQGQAERTITSLSGGETFTLSLALALGLSDLASRNVQIDSLFIDEGFGTLDPDALDTAIVMLEKLQQDSQKTIGIISHRHEIKERISVQIQVEKGNDGNSRVKVVSE, from the coding sequence ATGAAAATCCGACAGATTCGATTCAGGAATATCAACTCGTTTTACGGCGAGCACCCGCCCATCGCGTTTGCCTCTGGGGTGCTCGGCGAAACGGGGCTTTTTGTGATTTCGGGGCCAACGGGCGCGGGCAAGTCGACGCTGCTCGACGTGATGACGCTGGCGCTATATAACCGGCTTCCCCGCGTGAGTGGCCCCATCTCGTCGGCCAATATTGTTGAGGAGGGGTTAATTGTAAACCGGCAGGCCGCCGCCGAGCCCAACGCCGCCGCCTACGCCGAAGTGGAATACGAGGTCGGCGGGCATCGGTATCGGTCGCGGTGGTCAATTCGAAAAAACCGGAACAGCAACTGGAACAACTACGAGATGGAAGTGGCCCGGCTGGCCGACGATAAACCGGAGGGCGTGTTGTTTCCGATCAAAGACCTGCGCGATTTCCCGAAGAAAAACGAAGAACTGATTGGCCTCTCCTACGAGCAGTTCGTGAAGTCGATTGTGCTGGCGCAGGGGGCTTTCGACCAGTTTTTGAAAGCCAAAGCCGCCGAACGGAGTAAGATGCTGGAGAAAATTACCGGCACCGAAATCTACCGGCAACTCAGTCGGAAGGCGTTTGAGCATCATAAATTCCTGGAAGAACAGATCAGCCACAAAAAGCAGTCGATTGCGGGCATCCGGATGCTGAGCGACGAACGGCTGGCCGAACTGACCGAGCAGATTACGCAGGCCGACGAACGCCTCGACGAGTTGGCCAAGGCCATAAAAACGTTTGATGCCGAAAAAAAGTGGGCCGAAGCCGCCGAACAGGCCGAAAACGAACTGGCTAAAGCAGCACGTACCCAGGAAAAACTGACCGACAAACAAGCCGCCTTTGCCGATGATCGTGAACGCCTCCGGCAGCATGACGAGGTGACGCCCCTTGCCGGACTACTGACCGAACTGGCGGGCAGCGAACGCACCCTGCGCAAAGCCCGGCAGGATCAGGCCGACATCACGACCGAACTGAACCGGCTAACCGATCAGTTCGACGCGTTGCTAGCCGATGCAACCCAGTTTACCGGCGCAGCCAAACTGACCGAAACGACCGTCGGGCCCGCCATCGAAGCCTTCCGTGACCGACTGAAGGCGATGCAGGATCGGATTGTGGCCGAGCAAAATGTGGCCGCGCCGCTGACGCAGGCCATCCGGCAGCAACTGGCCAACGCCCCGGCGCATTTTAGTGTACCGGCATTCTCGCCCAATCAGGTCGACGAGGCGGTGGAAACGCTGGTGGCGCAACAGCGGACGGTAACGCAGCAACTCGACCTGTTGCAGGATACGTACCCAGACGTAACGCCCGCCACCCTCGACCAACGCCTCGATCAGCTCACGGTTCGGCAGCAGGTGCTGGGCGAACTGGCGCTGCTGGAAGAGGAGCAGCAGAAGCGGATTCTGGAAGGGCAGCAACTAGCCGAGCCGATTACAAAGTTCAGACAGCAACTAGCCGAGAACGAACCGCTTTTACTCGCGGCGATGGAGCGCGAACGGACTGCGCAGGAGGCCGTGCAACGGATCGAAGCCGACCAACGACGACTCAGCCAGGAAGCCGACCTGAACCAGTTGCGTGACGCGCTGATTGCCGACGAGCCCTGCCCGCTATGTGGGTCGCGGGAGCACCCGTATGCGACCCATTATGTCAACCAGTTGGGGACGGTGGCCGCAGCCCTACTGCTGGCCAAAGACGAGCAGAAGCAGGCCCAAACCGCCGCCCGAACGCTCGCCGACACCCAGCTTAGCCTGACGGCAAAAGTGCAGGAGGCGGAACGTACCCAGGCCGAATTACGCAGCCTTTACCGTGAAAAGCGTGATTACATCGATGGCCTTCGTTTGGCCAACCAGATCGATGCCGACATGGGGCCGGCGCTGATGCGGGCTGAACAGCACGAACTCGCTCAGACGCAAACGCGGCTCCACACGCTACGCAACGCCTGGGAACAACACCGCCTGCTCACGACGCTAATGACGCAGTTGACCGATCTTCAACGGAGTCAGCGCAAGTTGGATGAGTTATTGATCGAGCGAAACGAGCTATATGCGGGCGACGATTGGGCGCAACGGGCCAATACCCTGCTGCGCACCACCGCCGATTTGCAGGGCCGCATTGGTACGCAAACCGAATTGCTCCAGAAAGCCGAAGCCGACGAACAGGCGGCTCTGGCCGATGAGCGCCGCATCCTGACGGCTCTGAAGCCACTCTTCAAGAAACGAAATCTGATTGACGCGGCTACCGCGCGGGCGCTGCTGCTGGATGCGCCGACGGTGCAGAAACTACGTACCCAGCAGGAAGCCCTCGACCGCGAACGCATCGAACTGGACCAACGGACCGCCGACGAACAACGCCGCCTCGCCGACGCCCAGAAAAACCGCAAAACCGAGCTTCCCCTCGCCGAGGTACGCCGCGAACTGGACACGCTCCGCCGCGAACAACAAAAGGTGTTGTCGGCATCGGGCCATGCGCGGGGCGAAATGGATGCCAACCGCAAGAGTTTGCAGGCGCATCAGAAGGGAATAAGTGAACTGGGGCAGTTAGAAGCGGCCATTATCCCCTGGCGTGAATTGAAGAAGTTGATCGGCAGCGCCACGGGCGATTCGTTCAGCAAGTTTGCCCAAAGCCTCACGCTCTCGCAGTTGATCGGGCTGGCCAATCGGCGCCTCACCGACCTCACCGACCGCTACCTGCTCCTGCCGCCGCGCGACGATCAGGACGATCTGTTTGTGGTGGATCTGTATCAGGGGCAGGCCGAGCGTACGATTACGAGTCTGTCGGGTGGCGAGACGTTTACGCTGAGTCTGGCACTGGCGCTGGGGTTATCCGATCTGGCGTCGCGCAATGTGCAGATCGACAGCCTGTTTATCGACGAGGGCTTCGGCACGCTCGACCCCGACGCGCTGGATACGGCCATCGTGATGCTGGAAAAGCTTCAGCAGGACAGCCAGAAAACGATTGGTATTATCTCGCACCGGCACGAAATCAAGGAGCGGATTTCCGTGCAAATCCAGGTCGAGAAAGGCAACGACGGCAATAGCCGGGTGAAGGTGGTTAGTGAGTGA
- a CDS encoding alpha/beta hydrolase, producing the protein MKRILLILAGLLAGLALVYAFGPRHRFDPVRREAIKLAKTANPADLANLERLLAESEAKAGLKPDNEARIVWADSAHRQKTAYSIVYIPGFGASWAEGDPVHKQLARRFGCNLYLARPAEHGLRSPDAMKALTPARYVASAERALAIGQALGDKVILMGTSAGGMLSLCLAAEHPELAAVVLYSPCIEVANPALMLTTGPWGQQILNTVMPDEHVTITHYKPDRARYWLTRYHTNGLLTLQTMLDTYMTPELFARVKQPLFLGYYYKDEANQDKTVSVAAMRTMFDQLGTLPGQKEQVAFPKAGEHVIASHFTSGDLPGVYRATEQFLREKVRLKPAE; encoded by the coding sequence ATGAAACGTATACTGCTTATACTCGCCGGATTGCTGGCTGGGCTGGCGCTGGTCTATGCGTTTGGCCCACGTCATCGATTCGATCCCGTCAGGCGCGAAGCCATCAAGCTAGCCAAAACGGCGAATCCTGCCGATCTGGCCAACTTGGAACGGTTGCTAGCCGAATCAGAAGCCAAAGCCGGTCTGAAACCCGATAACGAGGCGCGGATCGTCTGGGCCGATAGTGCGCACCGGCAGAAAACGGCCTACAGCATTGTGTACATCCCCGGTTTTGGCGCGAGCTGGGCCGAGGGCGATCCGGTGCATAAGCAACTAGCCCGCCGGTTTGGTTGTAACCTGTACTTGGCCCGCCCCGCGGAACATGGCCTGCGCTCCCCCGACGCCATGAAGGCCCTGACACCGGCCAGGTACGTTGCCTCGGCGGAGCGGGCACTGGCCATTGGGCAGGCGCTGGGTGATAAGGTGATTCTTATGGGTACGTCGGCGGGCGGCATGTTATCGCTTTGCCTGGCGGCCGAGCATCCCGAACTAGCGGCGGTCGTGCTGTATTCGCCCTGCATCGAGGTGGCCAATCCGGCACTGATGCTAACGACCGGACCCTGGGGCCAACAGATACTGAACACGGTGATGCCTGATGAACACGTTACTATCACCCACTACAAACCCGACCGCGCCCGCTACTGGCTCACCCGCTACCATACCAACGGCCTGCTTACGCTGCAAACCATGCTGGACACCTATATGACGCCCGAGTTGTTTGCGCGGGTGAAGCAGCCGCTGTTTCTGGGTTATTATTACAAGGATGAGGCCAATCAGGACAAAACGGTATCGGTAGCCGCCATGCGCACCATGTTTGATCAGCTGGGTACGTTGCCCGGCCAGAAGGAGCAGGTGGCTTTCCCGAAAGCGGGCGAACACGTCATTGCCTCGCACTTCACCTCGGGCGATTTGCCGGGCGTATATCGGGCTACGGAGCAGTTTCTCCGTGAGAAAGTAAGGCTAAAACCCGCCGAATAG